A region of the Acanthopagrus latus isolate v.2019 chromosome 18, fAcaLat1.1, whole genome shotgun sequence genome:
TtattattcacattctgttgataattttacataatttcttaatgaagtaaataaagtaagtaagtatttCTGTCATTCTAAAGTGAGGTCTTGCTCAGAGCTAATTCACAAGTAGCTGGACACTTATTAACCGCACATGTTAAAGTTGCACTGATACTGTGGGTATGATTGCCAGTTTGCCATCGTGTTTAGTGAATGACATGATTATATACACTTTGAGTCGCGTCATTAAGTCCAGCTGTTCACCATACCAAATCCAACACCTGATGACGCAGACTAGGCAGAAAACTGATCTCGTCGTCTCGTCATCAGATGTGAGATTTAAGGTGCTAAATGGAGCCTGTCACTGAGAAATTGGACAAGTGTCAGTATTTATATCTGTGAAAATCTGTGATACTTTAGACATCAAAAAGCTGTCAGCTCCACATTATACGCACATCCCTTCAGAATGGGAAACAGGTCCTCAGTTATTCTATGTTATGTTGAAAGTTTTTTTGTCATAACTTTAGTTTAACTGAGAGCCAGTGTTCTACTAATGCTAACAGGCAGCCAGCTGATGATGAATATGTGTACCTCAACATAAAGTCTTACCAAAACTTCATTGATAGATCATTAATTAGTAGAAGGTTATAATTTATACTcaacagtttaaactgaaagggCTATCTCAAGTCAACTAACAAAATAAGAAAGGCAGCAcgtcctcacatttgagaaactgTATCAACGCATTGCAAAGTTCAGCAGAAGCTAATATGAGGCTTGAGGAGTCTAGTTACTCTACAAAATGTATACAAAATGATCATCAATAAGTCAGACTTGAAATGATGTGGCAAATCCTTTAAACAAAGaatcaataaacatttttacatgttacataaacaacatttttgacaaaCTACTCAACTGCTCAATATGTCTCCACATCACATCATATCATCTAAAGATAAGAGGGTTTTGCTTCTTTTTGGCTCctgattgtttggttttgtgttctTCAACCATCTTggttttctctgctctcctcaggtgctctctctgcctctgcgGATCTACTATTACCTGAACGACACCTGGGCCTTTGGTCATTTTCTCTGCATGATATGCTTCTATCTGAAGTATGTCAACATGTACGCCTCCATCTACTTCctggtgtgtgtcagcatgcGTCGCTGTGAGCTTATCATGCGTCCGCTGAGGTGCAACTCTTCCACGCGAAAAAGAGACTTGCTTATCTGTAGCTTTGGTTGGCTGTTGGTCTTCCTGGGCTGTCTGCCCTTCCCTCTGCTGAGGACCAGCAATGACCTGAATTCTGTCTCCGGAGAGAAAAACACCTCAAAGTGTTTCTCAGAGCTGCCCATGAGGACTATCAGTGTTCCAGCAGCCGGGGCCCTCCTGATCACAGCTGAGCTGCTGGGCTTCATAATCCCCCTCATCCTGGTGTTAGCCTGCACCTGTCTGACTGCAGGGAGCCTCCGTGAACATACAGCAGGTCCGATCCCTGACCGAGGGGAGAAGCGGAGGGCGTTAAGGATGGTGTTGAGCTGTGCTGTGGTCTTCCTCGTGTGCTTTGCTCCCTACCATGTCACTATGCCCCTGGACTTCCTGGTTAAAGCCAACGCCCTGAGCAGCTGCACCCTCAGGGACCTGATAAAGCGCTGTCACCCCGTCACACTCTGCCTGGCCAGCCTGAACTGCAGTCTGGACCCACTTATTTACTATTTCACAACTGATGAATTCTGGAGGCGACTGAGCAAGCCCGAAATACCAGAGAGCAGGATTATGGGCAGGCGCCTTTCCTGTATGACTGGTGGCGAGGAGGCCGATGACTAGACAGCAGCGTGTCCAAATATCAACCACTAATAACTGAGATAACGTGTATGCATTCCTAAAAACTAGGCAAACATAACGGACATGCAAATACTATGTAAAAACATGGCAACGaacatcaaaaatgtgaatatttttttctatttatgttCTCAATAAAAggcatctgattttttttaaatttgtgtgaCCCTGGTGAAGAGTGAGTCGTTCCTGTTATGACGGATTAACTTCATCAGTGCCAACATCTCTAATAAGCATCAGGAAACACAGCATACAGGCCCAACCTGTTCCTGATGACAAATTCATGATAAGCCTGTAGAGGATGATAAAGGGGTTTGTGTTGGCTGTCCAAAGTTTTCCCAAAAATTTTAAAATATACTtcaaggtgcaacatgtaagaactggccacctgtcaaattcatacccCAATCAAATAAGGGGAAGCATatctgctaactgctgctaactaaaGCTGCCATTACCTAGTATCTACTAGCATCTTGAGGTACAATGTGGATATGAGCTagatggttagcatgctaacctcaacAGATATATCTttgacatgatgtcaaaactttttttcacactttttacaGAATTTTAaccatcaacagaatgtgagtaAACAGCAGATTTTAAGTTATGATGTCACGTATTGTGTTGCGgatttactgaagttagcatgctagccagctacCCCTGTGCCAGatcaaagctcctgtgctagcattGTGAACAATACCACTCCACTGGTCCCAGAGTTCCCAGTCTGAattgctagctgcacagctaactaagcttATCAGCTAattgcagctacagttagcagttacttggtgatctgctgctgcctgtttgcTTTGGCAATTCATTTAACAGGTGgttaattcttacatattgcacctttaagtataAACAGTACAAGTATTTCATAGATAATTAAATTTTTGTATATTCTTTATAATGTGGGTCAACATGTTAGCCTGGATCATCAATCTAATGTGTTGTTAGCATTTTACTGCTTATCAGAATCGcagttgatttctttttcaattgCAGATAAATGTAGTCAGTTTAAAAATGCCACTACCTGGGGCTAAAAGTACAACCAaaattttgtgtattttaagtataaagtagcagaaaatgtgctTGGGTAAATGTACTTACATTCCATCACTAGTTCTTTTATGGTGATATAACAACAGGCAGACAACTTTCAGTAGGTAAAGAAATGTAACTTTATTCAGCAACAAAGTGAAGTTCATTTCAGTAGCTGCACACGACATTGGTTTGTATCTAATCTTCTAGTATTGTTAAAAagctgagacagaaacacatttgtacaagctcacttcctgtctgattgTCTCTCTGTGCAGGCATGAAATGGGAAACCATCGGAAAAAGTTATTTGGCAAAAAGCCATTTTATCATACTTTCAAGCTTTTCCATTGGGGGCTTTCAAAATCAAGTGACTTATgaagatttgtttatttgatttttacaaacattttgtttaaagggtGCTTTTTGTCATACTAATGTATATCCTTGCTTCTTTAATTCATGTCTGAGCTCCTCCTAGCATGGAtgtggaggacagaggatgaAAGGAAGCACGAGTTAGCATAATGAAAAGCACCCGTAGTGTTCTGCTTAAGCTATTTATTGCAGCTGTCTCAGTTGAGCATCTCAAGTCTACAAATTCATAAATaagaattcaaaacaaaaatcgACATAAAGTGTTTCAAATTTGGTGAAATCTCCCTTTAGCTTATTTACTTCTCTAGCTTGTCATCCAGTCTTCAAGTTTATTGTCACAAATGAGGttttctacacaaacacaaacactgttcatATAGGGTGCTGGACTGTTCACCATCAGGTATGACACCATCGATTACATAAAAGTCATCATCACACAGCGGGACAGCAGACGGCTCTGGGAGCAGCAGGGCACTCTGGGAAATATCTACAAAAGGTGGCTGAGACCTCTGGGCTGGAGCATCTCTGGTACCGACACGGACGACCATGTTACATATGTACTGTAACTGCACTGTACCATACATCTGCTGAGTGACTTGTGCTATATCACACTACAACATACGGTAGATCTTGTTGAGCTGTTCTAGTGGGAACGAGTAAGCTGACACACAGATAGGCCTGATATGAAAGACTCCTCACTAGGATATTCAGTAGTAGGACTAACGACTCTTGTCTGGAGGCGTTTGGATGTAAAATACAGTAACGACGATAAGTCTGCAGGAAGCTacagcaacagaacaaaaaccaacagaacaAAGGAAACTTAGTATACC
Encoded here:
- the gpr174 gene encoding probable G-protein coupled receptor 174, giving the protein MSTTNHSCQVSEDLRIYQHQVYAVVYSVILAPGLLGNVLALWVFRAYVRETKKAVVFMMNLAVADLLQVLSLPLRIYYYLNDTWAFGHFLCMICFYLKYVNMYASIYFLVCVSMRRCELIMRPLRCNSSTRKRDLLICSFGWLLVFLGCLPFPLLRTSNDLNSVSGEKNTSKCFSELPMRTISVPAAGALLITAELLGFIIPLILVLACTCLTAGSLREHTAGPIPDRGEKRRALRMVLSCAVVFLVCFAPYHVTMPLDFLVKANALSSCTLRDLIKRCHPVTLCLASLNCSLDPLIYYFTTDEFWRRLSKPEIPESRIMGRRLSCMTGGEEADD